The following proteins come from a genomic window of Aspergillus oryzae RIB40 DNA, chromosome 4:
- a CDS encoding uncharacterized protein (predicted protein): MHGQKLSSFPLFIKPACEGSSKGIYPSSKVDNFTELERGIQVLQTRFPGASILIETFLSGQEYTVSIIGTGKRSRVIGTTHIDWEGLSRQKQQASVAEKGPANTSDGSFWDVNNKNGPDADEPERFLNSRDNPNVQAVEDLALQAWRALECCDVGRVDIRYGADNRPYVLEINPLPGLRPDWSILARTAVHEGISHKELIGKVIDSALERYPILKAKCDH, from the exons aTGCATGGTCAAAAGTTAAGCAGCTTCCCACTCTTTATCAAGCCAGCCTGCGAAGGATCCTCTAAAGGCATCTACCCCTCTTCTAAGGTAGATAACTTTACTGAACTCGAGCGGGGTATTCAAGTGCTCCAAACCCGCTTTCCCGGAGCAAGTATACTCATTGAAACCTTTCTCTCAGGTCAAGAGTATACTGTCAGTATTATTGGTACAGGCAAACGTTCTAGAGTCATTGGAACGACTCATATTGACTGGGAGGGACTAAGCAGACAGAAGCAGCAGGCATCAGTTGCAGAGAAGGGGCCTGCGAATACATCTGACGGCAGCTTCTGGGATGTCAATAACAAAAATGGACCAGATGCGGATGAACCGGAGCGATTTCTCAATAGTCGAGACAACCCTAACGTTCAAGCTGTGGAGGATCTGGCTTTACAAGCATGGCGGGCACTGGAATGTTGCGACGTTGGTCGGGTGGATATTCGGTATGGAGCGGATAACCGGCCATATGTGTTGGAG ATTAATCCTCTCCCTGGATTGCGCCCGGACTGGTCTATCCTGGCAAGGACAGCAGTTCACGAAGGTATCAGCCACAAGGAGCTCATTGGCAAGGTGATTGACAGCGCCCTGGAACGATACCCGATTTTAAAAGCCAAGTGTGATCATTAA